From the genome of Triticum dicoccoides isolate Atlit2015 ecotype Zavitan unplaced genomic scaffold, WEW_v2.0 scaffold83528, whole genome shotgun sequence, one region includes:
- the LOC119348058 gene encoding uncharacterized protein LOC119348058: MNREFANVIVRDYGCKFYSLLRVNLKQHLFHRSAAAAEKASNNKKGLPSAIPSLEPLPEHKINFSTPPKMEGATDFHFFSLLKGQAEGRVMFAPTCGNAVMYDIDIDAVVAMPDTNFCKQRDSISLSMTRPGSQDDDEQHYVLSKEPRNVLFEVLEYGRNGSARGPSAGIEQRWHWQHLPSPPMRGPYLPDLHRRAVFHPSAAAVVDETTLCVSSVDAGAYAFDTVKGEWRQAGSWALPFHGAAEYVPELGL, translated from the coding sequence ATGAATCGTGAGTTTGCCAACGTGATAGTGCGCGATTACGGCTGTAAATTTTATTCGCTGCTCCGGGTCAACCTCAAGCAGCATCTCTTCCACCGCTCAGCAGCAGCCGCGGAAAAGGCGAGTAACAACAAGAAGGGATTACCGTCGGCCATCCCGAGCTTGGAGCCTCTGCCCGAGCACAAGATCAACTTCTCGACGCCGCCAAAGATGGAGGGCGCGACGGACTTTCACTTCTTCTCCCTGCTCAAAGGGCAGGCAGAGGGCCGTGTCATGTTCGCCCCCACTTGCGGCAATGCCGTGATGTACGACATTGACATAGACGCCGTCGTTGCCATGCCCGACACTAACTTCTGCAAACAGAGGGACTCAATCTCCTTGTCCATGACCAGGCCTGGGAGCCAAGACGACGACGAACAGCACTATGTCTTGAGCAAAGAACCGAGGAATGTCTTGTTTGAGGTCTTGGAGTACGGGAGGAACGGCTCCGCCAGGGGTCCATCCGCTGGGATTGAACAGAGGTGGCACTGGCAACATCTGCCCTCGCCGCCGATGCGTGGACCATACCTGCCTGACCTCCACAGGAGAGCGGTCTTCCACCCCTCCGCGGCGGCGGTGGTCGATGAGACCACTCTGTGTGTGTCGTCTGTGGACGCCGGAGCCTATGCCTTTGACACGGTGAAAGGTGAGTGGAGGCAGG